The Candidatus Dormiibacterota bacterium region CACCGTGGTGGAGCGGGCGTCCTCGTGGGCGCCGAGGACGGCGACCAGCGCCACCAGCGCGCAGGCGAAGGCGGCGAGCACCACCCCGGGGCCGAGGATGTTGCAGAAGCGGCGGCCCAGCCGCGGCCCCAGCAGCGCATTGCCGAGGCAGCCGGCGAGGGGGAGCGCGAAGAGGAGGACGGCCAGCGTCCCCGCCATGGTGGAGCTCATTCGCGCATCTCGCTGAGGTCGTCGATGTCGAGCTCGCGACCGGACCGGTAGACCTGGCTGACCAGGGCGAGCCCGACCACCGCCTCGGCGGCGGCGACCACGATCACCACCAGGGTGAAGATCTGCCCGTCCTCGCTGTTCAGGTAGCGGCCGTAGTCGACGAAGGCGAGGTTCACCGCGTTGAGCATCAGCTCGATCGACATCAGCACCACCAGCGGGTTGCGGCGCACCAGCACCCCGACCGAGCCGATGGTGAACATCGCGGCGCTGAGCCCGAGGAGCAGCGGGAACAGGTCGATGCTCAGCATCAGCCCACCCCGACCGTCTCGCGCCCCGGCGTGGGAGCGGTCTCCTCGGGGAGCGCCCCCACCGGCGAGGCCGCCTCCGGCGGCTCCGCGGGGGCGTGGGGGAGCCGGCGGGTCAGGTAGACGGCGCCGACGGCGGCCACGATGAGCAGCAGCGAGGTGATCTCGAACGGCAGCAGGAAGGTGGTGAACAGCTCGCGGCCGAGCACCTGGACGTTGCCGGCGGCGTTCACCGTGGCCGGGTCGAAGGCGAAGCTGTGCTGGTCGCCCGGGGTCGCCGCCTGGGCCAGCCGCTGCCCCTGGAGCACGTGGTCGGTCTTCGAGTAGGTGACCCCGTTGACGGCGAGGGCGAAGACCTGGGCGGTGATGTAGCCGACCGCCACGATCCCCACCCAGAGCCGGGGGTCGCGGCGGGGCCCCTCGTAGTCGGGGTCGTGGCCGGGGTCGAGCAGGGCGATGATGAAGACGAAGAGGACCATCACCGCACCGGCGTAGATGATGATCTGGACGGCGGCGACGAACTGCGCGTTGAGCAGCAGGAAGAGCACCGCCAGGGACACCATGTTGCCGACCAGGCAGAGCGCGGAGTAGATGGTCTTCGCCGAGAGCACCACCCCCGCCGCGCTCACCAGCGCGAGGCCGGCGACGACGTAGGCGAGCAGGTCGACCGCGCTCATCGGTCCCTCTGGACGCGCCGCGGCTCGGCGACGGTGGGGACGTGGGGGGCGAGGCCGGCATTGCCGGGCACGGGCTGCTCGGCGCCCTCCCGGCGGATGCGCTCGTCCTCGTCCCAGGCCAGCCGCGGGCTGACCCCGGGGGCGCGCCCCGCCTGGCCGCGCTGGTCGGCGCCGGCGCCGCGCGGGTTCGGGCGGAGGCTCGCCGCGAAGTTCGGCCAGGCCTCGAGCAGGTCCTCCTTGACCGCCACGGTGCGCTCCCGCCGGTAGTCGGCGAGGTCGTACCGCGGCCCCAGGGTGATCGCCTCGGTGGGGCAGGCCTCGGCGCAGTATCCGCAGTAGATGCAGCGCATCAGGTTGATCTCGTAGCGCCGCGCGTAGCGCTCGCCGGGGGAGACCGGGTTGGCGGGGTCGTTCTCGGCGGGCTCGACGTAGATGCAGCCCACCGGGCAGGCCCCGGAGCAGAGCTCGCAGCCGATGCACCTCTCCAGCCCGTTGTCGTAGCGGTGGAGCACGTGACGGCCGCGGTGCCGGGGCATCGCCGGCTTCTGCTCCTCGGGCCACTGCAGGGTGATCGGCTTGCGGAAGAGCTGGCGGAGGGTGAAGGCCATGCCCTTGACGATCTCGATCAGCATCCCGGCCGCCCTCTCACATCGACGCCTTGATCGCCACCACCGCCCCGGTGACGGCGATGTTGAGCAGTCCGAGCGGCAGCATCACCTTCCAGCCCAGGTTCATCAGCCGGTCGTAGCGCAGCCGGGGCAGGGTCCAGCGGATCCACATCATCACGAAGAGCAGCAGCAGCACCTTGCCGAGGAACCACAGCACGCCGGGGATGAAGTCGAGGAAGGGCAGGATCGGCAGCCAGCCGCCGAGGAAGAGGGTGGTGGCGATGCCGCAGACCGTGACCATGTTGATGTACTCGCCGAGGAAGTAGAAGCCGAAACGCATCCCCGAGTACTCGGTGTGGTAGCCGGCCACCAGCTCGGTCTCGGCCTCGGGCAGGTCGAAGGGCAGACGGTTGGTCTCGGCCAGCGCCCCGGTGAAGTACAGGAGGAAGCCGAGCGGCTGGAGCAGCACGAACCAGGCGTGCTGCTGGGCGAGCACGATCTGCTCGAGGTCGAGACTCTGGCTGAGGATCACCACGCCCATCAGCGCGAACGCCACCGCCATCTCGTAGGAGATGAGCTGCGCCGAGGAGCGCAGCGCACCCAGCAGCGAGTACTTGCTGTTCGCCGACCAGCCGCCGAGGAAGATCGCGTAGACGCCGAGCGAGGTGACCGCGAGGATGTACAGCAGCCCCACGTTGAGGTGGGCGACGTCCCAGTGCAGCCGGTAGCCGTTCACCGTGCTGACCCCGCTGACCGGGATGACGGCGAAGGCGAAGATCGCCGCGGCGGCGGCGAACGCGGGGGCGATCAGGTAGAGGAGCTTGTCGCGGCCGGCGGGGGCGACGTTCTCCTTGAAGAGCAGCTTCACCGCGTCGGCGGCGGGCTGGAGCAGGCCGAGCGGGCCCACCCGGTTGGGGCCGATGCGCAGCTGGATGTGGGCGGCCACCTTGCGCTCGGCGTAGGTGCTGTAGGCGGCGGCGGTGGCGAGGAAGAGGAC contains the following coding sequences:
- the nuoK gene encoding NADH-quinone oxidoreductase subunit NuoK, with product MLSIDLFPLLLGLSAAMFTIGSVGVLVRRNPLVVLMSIELMLNAVNLAFVDYGRYLNSEDGQIFTLVVIVVAAAEAVVGLALVSQVYRSGRELDIDDLSEMRE
- a CDS encoding NADH-quinone oxidoreductase subunit J, with amino-acid sequence MSAVDLLAYVVAGLALVSAAGVVLSAKTIYSALCLVGNMVSLAVLFLLLNAQFVAAVQIIIYAGAVMVLFVFIIALLDPGHDPDYEGPRRDPRLWVGIVAVGYITAQVFALAVNGVTYSKTDHVLQGQRLAQAATPGDQHSFAFDPATVNAAGNVQVLGRELFTTFLLPFEITSLLLIVAAVGAVYLTRRLPHAPAEPPEAASPVGALPEETAPTPGRETVGVG
- the nuoI gene encoding NADH-quinone oxidoreductase subunit NuoI, which encodes MLIEIVKGMAFTLRQLFRKPITLQWPEEQKPAMPRHRGRHVLHRYDNGLERCIGCELCSGACPVGCIYVEPAENDPANPVSPGERYARRYEINLMRCIYCGYCAEACPTEAITLGPRYDLADYRRERTVAVKEDLLEAWPNFAASLRPNPRGAGADQRGQAGRAPGVSPRLAWDEDERIRREGAEQPVPGNAGLAPHVPTVAEPRRVQRDR
- the nuoH gene encoding NADH-quinone oxidoreductase subunit NuoH — protein: MLADIWGLQIGPDYWWVIALKGVIIVLFLATAAAYSTYAERKVAAHIQLRIGPNRVGPLGLLQPAADAVKLLFKENVAPAGRDKLLYLIAPAFAAAAAIFAFAVIPVSGVSTVNGYRLHWDVAHLNVGLLYILAVTSLGVYAIFLGGWSANSKYSLLGALRSSAQLISYEMAVAFALMGVVILSQSLDLEQIVLAQQHAWFVLLQPLGFLLYFTGALAETNRLPFDLPEAETELVAGYHTEYSGMRFGFYFLGEYINMVTVCGIATTLFLGGWLPILPFLDFIPGVLWFLGKVLLLLFVMMWIRWTLPRLRYDRLMNLGWKVMLPLGLLNIAVTGAVVAIKASM